The following coding sequences lie in one Paenibacillus durus ATCC 35681 genomic window:
- the hemL gene encoding glutamate-1-semialdehyde 2,1-aminomutase, whose translation MGKERIARREEASRAAFEEAKHYIPGGVNSPVRAFRSVGLTPVYVERGEGSRIYDIDGNSFIDYVCSWGPLIMGHAHPEVVKALHETAAKGTSFGAPTLLETEMAKTVVERVESVDIVRMVNSGTEATMSAIRLARGYTGRNKILKFEGSYHGHGDSLLIKAGSGVATLGLPDSPGVPEGIASNTIAVPYNSLESVELAFERYGNDIAAVIVEPIAGNMGVVPPANGFLEGLRKITEDYGALLVFDEVMTGFRVNRGCAQGLFGIRPDLTCFGKVIGGGLPVGAYGGRREIMDQIAPTGPIYQAGTLSGNPLAMAAGLTTLKLLTPEVYDRLESLGARLEAGLKANAEEAGIPLTVNRVGSMVCPFFTAEPVTNYDNAKSSDVNRFRAYFGKMLEQGISLPPSQFEGMFISAVHSEQDIDDTIEAHRAALKAL comes from the coding sequence GTGGGTAAGGAAAGGATCGCCCGGAGAGAGGAAGCTTCCCGGGCCGCCTTTGAAGAGGCGAAGCATTATATTCCCGGCGGGGTGAACAGCCCGGTTCGGGCGTTCAGGTCGGTTGGTTTGACTCCGGTGTATGTGGAACGCGGGGAAGGCTCCCGGATCTATGATATTGACGGCAACAGCTTTATCGATTATGTCTGCTCCTGGGGACCGCTCATTATGGGCCATGCCCATCCGGAAGTCGTCAAAGCGCTGCATGAAACGGCGGCCAAAGGAACGAGCTTTGGCGCGCCGACGCTGCTGGAGACGGAAATGGCCAAGACGGTTGTGGAGCGCGTCGAGTCCGTGGATATCGTGCGTATGGTAAACTCCGGCACGGAAGCGACCATGAGCGCGATTCGTCTGGCTCGCGGATATACGGGAAGGAATAAAATCCTGAAATTTGAGGGCTCCTATCACGGTCATGGCGACAGTCTGCTGATCAAAGCCGGTTCCGGCGTTGCGACGCTTGGGCTGCCGGACAGTCCGGGGGTGCCGGAAGGCATAGCCTCGAACACGATTGCGGTGCCGTACAACAGCCTGGAATCGGTCGAGCTGGCCTTCGAGCGTTACGGCAACGATATCGCGGCTGTCATTGTCGAGCCGATTGCTGGAAATATGGGCGTTGTCCCGCCTGCCAACGGATTTCTGGAAGGCTTGCGCAAAATCACTGAGGACTATGGCGCTTTGCTTGTGTTTGACGAGGTGATGACCGGTTTCCGCGTGAACCGGGGCTGCGCACAGGGCCTGTTCGGCATCCGGCCGGACCTGACCTGCTTCGGGAAGGTGATCGGCGGCGGACTTCCTGTCGGCGCCTATGGCGGACGCCGGGAGATTATGGATCAGATCGCGCCTACCGGCCCGATTTACCAGGCGGGCACGCTCAGCGGCAATCCGCTGGCGATGGCGGCGGGTCTTACGACGCTGAAGCTGTTGACGCCGGAAGTTTACGACCGTCTGGAAAGCCTTGGCGCGCGGCTGGAAGCAGGGCTTAAGGCCAATGCGGAAGAAGCCGGAATTCCGCTGACCGTAAACCGGGTCGGCTCGATGGTGTGCCCGTTCTTTACGGCGGAGCCGGTAACCAACTACGATAACGCGAAGAGCAGCGATGTAAACCGTTTCCGCGCCTACTTCGGTAAAATGCTGGAACAGGGAATAAGCCTGCCGCCTTCGCAATTTGAGGGCATGTTTATTTCGGCGGTGCACAGCGAGCAGGATATCGATGACACAATTGAGGCTCACCGCGCCGCATTGAAGGCGCTGTGA
- the hemB gene encoding porphobilinogen synthase translates to MAFPIVRHRRLRASAGIRGMVRETVLNPLDLIQPIFVTYGTGIKREIASMPGVYHFSLDMLKEEVDEIVSLGIPAVLLFGIPETKDAVGSSGFDENGIVQEATRLIKEWYPELLVVADTCLCEFTDHGHCGMVHTHTVDGVLHGDVINDASLELLTRTAVSQAKAGADIIAPSNMMDGFVQAIRAGLDEAGFEHVPIMSYSVKYASAFYGPFREAADSAPQFGDRKTYQMDPANVREAIREAESDVLEGADMLMVKPALAYMDVIRVIREQFDLPLVAYNVSGEYSMVKAAAQQGWINEKAIVLELLTGLKRAGADTIITYHAKDSVRWLRGE, encoded by the coding sequence ATGGCTTTTCCGATTGTGCGGCACCGCCGCTTGCGCGCTTCCGCCGGTATTCGCGGAATGGTGCGCGAGACCGTGCTGAATCCGCTGGATTTGATACAGCCGATATTTGTTACATATGGAACCGGAATTAAAAGAGAGATCGCTTCTATGCCGGGCGTCTATCATTTCTCGCTTGACATGCTGAAGGAGGAAGTGGATGAAATCGTCTCCCTCGGCATACCCGCCGTTCTGCTGTTCGGTATTCCCGAGACGAAGGACGCTGTGGGTTCTTCCGGATTTGACGAGAACGGAATCGTGCAGGAGGCGACGCGACTGATTAAAGAGTGGTATCCCGAACTACTTGTTGTCGCCGATACCTGCCTGTGCGAGTTCACAGACCACGGCCACTGCGGTATGGTGCATACTCATACTGTGGACGGCGTCCTGCACGGCGATGTGATAAATGACGCTTCGCTTGAGTTGCTCACCCGTACGGCGGTGTCGCAGGCGAAGGCCGGTGCGGACATCATCGCGCCATCGAACATGATGGATGGATTCGTGCAGGCGATTCGCGCCGGGCTGGATGAGGCCGGGTTCGAGCATGTGCCGATCATGTCCTATTCGGTTAAATACGCTTCCGCTTTCTACGGACCGTTCCGGGAGGCGGCGGATTCGGCGCCGCAGTTCGGCGACCGGAAGACTTACCAGATGGACCCGGCGAATGTTCGCGAAGCGATCCGTGAAGCGGAGAGCGACGTGCTGGAAGGCGCCGACATGCTGATGGTGAAGCCCGCGCTCGCTTATATGGACGTTATCCGCGTTATCCGCGAGCAATTTGATCTTCCGCTCGTCGCCTATAATGTCAGCGGCGAATACTCGATGGTCAAGGCGGCTGCGCAGCAGGGCTGGATCAATGAGAAAGCGATTGTTCTGGAGCTTCTGACAGGACTGAAGCGTGCAGGGGCCGATACCATCATAACGTACCACGCGAAGGACTCGGTTCGCTGGCTGCGCGGGGAATAG